The following are encoded together in the Monodelphis domestica isolate mMonDom1 chromosome 5, mMonDom1.pri, whole genome shotgun sequence genome:
- the LOC100031723 gene encoding eukaryotic translation initiation factor 4 gamma 1-like, with protein MSYYYQNVPPATFICSVPAPDGCTNYYWTHWYPIQPAFPGFAPAPSPNVSETPAQGPPAAAVPEPSHQLQHHRTASTRERNIIRIRDPNQEGKDVTEEILAEARRLSTLTPPQTRGPEANPETPQLAAIVSPDEGLQGATGGDPPGVDREHSASDSPSQTSSPSQAALPEPEQSCSVLSITEAPVTATELIQRALKEPAHPIAQEAPELPCPEVTEVTSPASAPEPDPAQAFSLLQPPNTDVFPEPKGETPKEEPETQLELGQAAAHPVAPLSPDCPQEFKLEVPTAQGPNGVPLPQAMHLNPILEFDEVRASNSFEKPATQKKETSGPKKSSRNKKTKTKAANKAKQSRAETTPAPGQQCLPPRPENSNTPGSPVCPSSPAKPGILERPSSHAKCPSSPAKPGSPERPSSPPAKPGSPERPSSPVKGPSSPAKPGSPERPSSPAKPGSPERPSSPAKLPSSPAKPGSPERPSSPAKPGSPERPSSPVKGPSSPAKPGSPERPSSPAKCPSSPAKPGNPERPSSPAKLPSSPAKPGSPERPSSPVKCPSSPAKPGSPERPSSPAKLPSSPAKPGSPERPSSPVKYPSSPAKPGSPERPSSPAKLPSSPAKPGSPERPSSPAKPGSPERPSSPVKGPSSPAKPGSPERPSSPVKGPSSPAKPGSPERPSSPVKCPSSPAKPGSPERPSSPVKCPSSPAKPGNPERPSSPVKCPSSPAKPGSPERPSSPAKLPSSPAKPGSPERPSSPVKCPSSPAKPGSPERPSSPAKLPSSPAKPGSPERPSSPAKPGSPERPSSPVKCPSSPAKPGSPERPSSPVKCPSSPAKPGSPERPSSPAKPGIPERPSSPAKRGSPERPSSPAKRGSPERPSSPAKRGSPERPSSSAKPGSPERPSSSAKPGSPERPSSSAKPGSPERPSSPAKPGSPERPSSPVKCPSSPAKPGSPERPSSPVKGPSSPAKPGSLERPSSPAKLGSPKPEKTEEKENNLSDGQKPFNTRERKRYERVFLLGLRFLSVSLRKPEGLPQIKDVVLEEANQRPLRPLDPAGLTSMDCGLDFTPSFVKLDGPKFNNGGPFRGRPGQGPSAGFGPWRSQPALQKEQRKIFAPVLLSEAVKLNRAEKAWKPSSKCDRVGDTEDLFRRVRSILNKLTPEMFQQLLKQVQQLAIDTEERLKGVIDLIFEKAISEPNFAVSYANMCHCLMGLKVPRTDKPEVTINFRKLLLTRCQKEFEKDKNDNKEFEKKQKEMNEAAMAEERSRLKEELEEAQGKARRRSLGNMKFIGELFKLKMLTEAIMHDCVAKLLKNPDEESLECLCGLLTTVGKSLDLGKSKALVDEYFKKMKKIIKEKKTSSRIRFMLQDVQDLRRSSWVPRRGDQGPKTIGQIHQEAEREQHEEQIKVQQLMAMGGNKCQGPPRSPSRSRKGLIPDEEGWNTVPISKGNALRPIDVSRIAKITKPGSSDSDNLLFVPGGRLSWGKGSSGSKGAKSPETAGPSTGISNRFSALEHLASSKSTDQTTEKVQKGSVSWKCSEKGGDRGSGLEHSQSREELGGPAQAVSQKAEKGSLERLLQPEGLRRAADLTEDRDSSQNAVKQEKVDTASPSKAALSEEDLAKKSKAIIEEFLHLSDVKEAVQCVQELASPSLLFIFVREGIEATLERSTEAREHMGQLLHQLLSGHLTTLQYYRGLREILEVAEDMEIDIPHVWLYLAELVTPILRESKVPMGEFFREISKPLKPLGKASSLLLEILGLLCKSVGREKVGELWQEAGLSWKEFLPEDQDVQAFVIEQKVEYTLGEETGPGSQRELSPEELSQQLKELLQESPSNQRLSDWVESKLSEQQMAPDTLVCALTTAVCSSAIIFESPLRLDAALLKPRSKLLQKYLSDEKKEVQALSALQTLVETLEPSANLLSAFFHVLYDEQVVKEEAFYSWKSKQDPTEQLDKEAALTSVTAFFNSLREARDQLEHQ; from the exons ATGAGTTACTACTACCAGAACGTCCCGCCTGCCACATTCATCTGCTCCGTCCCTGCACCTGATGGTTGCACGAATTATTACTGGACCCACTGGTATCCAATACAGCCAGCATTCCCCGGCTTCGCTCCTGCACCAAGCCCAAATGTATCTGAGACCCCCGCGCAGGGTCCACCTGCTGCGGCTGTTCCAGAACCGAGCCACCAGCTACAGCACCACAGGACTGCCTCCACAAGGGAACGGAATATTATTCGGATCCGAGATCCCAACCAGGAAGGTAAGGATGTCACCGAAGAGATCTTGGCTGAAGCCAGGCGCCTCTCTACTCTCACTCCTCCCCAGACAAGAGGTCCGGAGGCTAACCCGGAGACTCCCCAGCTTGCTGCCATAGTTAGCCCAGACGAGGGACTTCAGGGAGCTACAGGTGGGGACCCACCAGGGGTTGACCGAGAGCACAGCGCCTCAGACTCTCCTTCCCAGACGTCCTCCCCTTCGCAAGCCGCTTTACCCGAGCCTGAGCAAAGCTGTTCAGTCCTGTCCATTACTGAGGCCCCGGTGACAGCCACCGAGCTAATACAGAGGGCACTTAAGGAGCCTGCCCACCCCATTGCCCAGGAAGCCCCGGAGCTGCCTTGCCCTGAAGTGACAGAAGTGACCAGTCCTGCATCAGCCCCTGAGCCTGACCCTGCCCAGGCTTTCAGCCTCCTCCAGCCTCCAAACACTGATGTTTTTCCGGAGCCCAAAGGTGAGACCCCTAAGGAGGAGCCAGAGACCCAACTAGAGTTGGGCCAGGCTGCAGCACATCCAGTGGCGCCACTCTCACCAGATTGTCCCCAAGAATTCAAACTAGAAGTTCCCACTGCCCAGGGACCAAACGGGGTCCCGCTTCCCCAGGCCATGCACCTGAATCCTATTTTGGAGTTTGACGAGGTCCGGGCATCTAAT AGTTTTGAGAAACCAGCCACCCAAAAGAAGGAAACATCTGGGCCAAAGAAGAGTTcgagaaacaagaaaacaaagacCAAGGCGGCAAACAAGGCTAAACAGTCTCGGGCAGAGACTACCCCAGCTCCAGGACAGCAATGCCTCCCTCCTCGCCCTGAGAACTCTAATACCCCAGGAAGCCCTGTGTGCCCTTCGAGTCCCGCGAAACCCGGCATCCTGGAGCGCCCTTCCAGCCATGCTAAATGCCCTTCGAGTCCCGCGAAACCTGGCAGCCCTGAGCGACCTTCCAGCCCCCCCGCGAAACCTGGCAGCCCTGAGCGACCTTCCAGCCCCGTGAAAGGCCCCTCGAGTCCCGCGAAACCTGGCAGCCCTGAGCGACCTTCCAGCCCCGCGAAACCTGGCAGCCCTGAGCGACCTTCCAGCCCCGCGAAACTCCCTTCGAGTCCCGCGAAACCTGGCAGCCCTGAGCGACCTTCCAGCCCCGCGAAACCTGGCAGCCCTGAGCGACCTTCCAGCCCCGTGAAAGGCCCCTCGAGTCCCGCGAAACCTGGCAGTCCTGAGCGACCTTCCAGCCCCGCGAAATGCCCCTCGAGTCCCGCGAAACCTGGCAACCCTGAGCGACCTTCCAGCCCCGCGAAACTCCCTTCGAGTCCCGCGAAACCTGGCAGCCCTGAGCGACCTTCCAGCCCCGTGAAATGCCCCTCGAGTCCCGCGAAACCTGGCAGCCCTGAGCGACCTTCCAGTCCCGCGAAACTCCCTTCGAGTCCCGCGAAACCTGGCAGCCCTGAGCGACCTTCCAGCCCCGTGAAATACCCCTCGAGTCCCGCGAAACCTGGCAGCCCTGAGCGACCTTCCAGTCCCGCGAAACTCCCTTCGAGTCCCGCGAAACCTGGCAGCCCTGAGCGACCTTCCAGCCCCGCGAAACCTGGCAGCCCTGAGCGACCTTCCAGCCCCGTGAAAGGCCCTTCGAGTCCCGCGAAACCTGGCAGCCCTGAGCGACCTTCCAGCCCCGTGAAAGGCCCTTCGAGTCCCGCGAAACCTGGCAGCCCTGAGCGACCTTCCAGCCCCGTGAAATGCCCCTCGAGTCCCGCGAAACCTGGCAGTCCTGAGCGACCTTCCAGCCCCGTGAAATGCCCCTCGAGTCCCGCGAAACCTGGCAACCCTGAGCGACCTTCCAGCCCCGTGAAATGCCCCTCGAGTCCCGCGAAACCTGGCAGCCCTGAGCGACCTTCCAGTCCCGCGAAACTCCCTTCGAGTCCCGCGAAACCTGGCAGCCCTGAGCGACCTTCCAGCCCCGTGAAATGCCCCTCGAGTCCCGCGAAACCTGGCAGCCCTGAGCGACCTTCCAGTCCCGCGAAACTCCCTTCGAGTCCCGCGAAACCTGGCAGCCCTGAGCGACCTTCCAGCCCCGCGAAACCTGGCAGCCCTGAGCGACCTTCCAGCCCCGTGAAATGCCCCTCGAGTCCCGCGAAACCTGGCAGCCCTGAGCGACCTTCCAGCCCCGTGAAATGCCCCTCGAGTCCCGCGAAACCTGGCAGCCCTGAGCGACCTTCCAGTCCCGCGAAACCTGGCATCCCTGAGCGACCTTCCAGTCCCGCGAAACGTGGCAGCCCTGAGCGACCTTCCAGTCCCGCGAAACGTGGCAGCCCTGAGCGACCTTCCAGTCCCGCGAAACGTGGCAGCCCTGAGCGACCTTCCAGCTCCGCAAAACCTGGCAGCCCTGAGCGACCTTCCAGCTCCGCAAAACCTGGCAGCCCTGAGCGACCTTCCAGCTCCGCAAAACCTGGCAGCCCTGAGCGACCTTCCAGCCCCGCGAAACCTGGCAGCCCTGAGCGACCTTCCAGCCCCGTGAAATGCCCCTCGAGTCCCGCGAAACCTGGCAGCCCTGAGCGACCTTCCAGCCCCGTGAAAGGCCCTTCGAGTCCCGCGAAACCTGGCAGCCTTGAGCGCCCTTCCAGCCCCGCGAAACTTGGAAGCCCGAAGcctgaaaaaacagaggaaaaggaaaacaacctgTCTGATGGACAGAAGCCTTTCAATACCAGGGAGAGGAAGCGGTATGAGCGGGTGTTCCTGCTTGGATTACGGTTCCTTTCTGTCAGTCTTCGGAAGCCCGAGGGCCTACCTCAAATCAAGGACGTGGTGCTGGAGGAGGCAAACCAAAGGCCTCTGAGGCCGCTAGACCCGGCCGGCCTAACTAGCATGGACTGTGGTCTTGATTTCACCCCGTCTTTTGTCAAGCTGGATGGGCCCAAATTCAACAATGGAGGCCCCTTTAGGGGACGTCCCGGCCAGGGGCCATCGGCAGGCTTTGGGCCCTGGCGCTCCCAACCTGCTCTTCAGAAGGAACAGCGGAAGATTTTCGCCCCAGTCTTGCTCAGTGAGGCTGTAAAACTTAATAGAGCCGAGAAAGCCTGGAAGCCCAGTAGCAAGTGTGACCGAGTTGGAGATACTGAGGACCTGTTTCGAAGGGTGCGCTCTATTCTAAACAAGCTGACTCCCGAAATGTTTCAGCAGCTGCTGAAGCAAGTCCAGCAGCTGGCCATAGACACAGAGGAGCGCCTCAAAGGGGTCATCGACCTCATCTTCGAGAAGGCCATCTCGGAGCCCAACTTTGCTGTGTCCTATGCCAACATGTGCCACTGCCTCATGGGACTGAAGGTGCCCAGGACAGACAAGCCCGAGGTCACCATCAATTTCAGGAAGCTCCTGCTAACCAGATGCCAGAAGGAGTTTGAGAAAGATAAAAACGACAataaagagtttgaaaaaaagcagaaagagaTGAATGAGGCGGCTATGGCAGAGGAAAGAAGCCGCCTAAAAGAGGAGCTAGAAGAGGCCCAAGGAAAAGCCAGGAGACGCTCCCTGGGCAACATGAAATTCATTGGAGAACTGTTTAAGCTGAAGATGCTGACCGAGGCCATCATGCACGACTGCGTGGCCAAGTTATTGAAGAACCCCGATGAGGAGTCCCTGGAGTGCCTCTGCGGTCTGCTTACCACCGTTGGCAAAAGCCTTGACTTGGGGAAGTCCAAGGCCCTCGTGGATGAATActtcaagaaaatgaaaaagattataaaagagaagaaaacttcGTCCAGAATCCGCTTTATGTTGCAGGATGTGCAGGATCTCCGCAGAAGCAGCTGGGTGCCCCGCCGGGGAGACCAAGGTCCCAAGACCATCGGCCAGATTCACCAGGAGGCTGAGAGGGAGCAACATGAGGAACAGATCAAAGTCCAGCAGCTTATGGCTATGGGTGGGAACAAGTGCCAGGGCCCTCCGCGGTCTCCCTCACGAAGCCGAAAGGGTTTGATTCCGGATGAGGAAGGCTGGAATACGGTCCCTATCAGCAAAGGTAACGCACTCAGACCCATTGATGTCTCCCGGATCGCCAAAATCACTAAGCCCGGATCCTCGGACTCGGACAACCTACTCTTCGTTCCTGGAGGTCGCCTGAGCTGGGGCAAGGGTAGCAGTGGGAGCAAGGGAGCCAAGAGCCCCGAGACAGCCGGACCCTCCACCGGCATCTCGAACCGTTTCTCAGCCCTTGAACATTTAGCTTCGTCAAAGAGCACAGACCAGACGACTGAGAAGGTGCAAAAGGGGAGTGTGAGCTGGAAATGCAGCGAGAAAGGTGGGGATCGAGGAAGTGGCCTGGAGCATAGTCAGTCGAGAGAAGAGCTTGGGGGCCCGGCTCAAGCCGTCAGCCAGAAGGCCGAGAAGGGAAGTCTAGAGCGACTTCTCCAACCAGAGGGTCTCCGCAGGGCAGCCGACCTGACCGAGGATAGGGACAGCAGTCAGAACGCAGTGAAACAGGAGAAAGTGGACACAGCCAGCCCTTCCAAGGCCGCACTGTCTGAAGAAGACCTAGCGAAGAAGTCGAAGGCTATCATTGAGGAGTTCCTGCATCTCAGCGACGTGAAAGAAGCTGTCCAGTGTGTGCAGGAACTGGCCTCCCCGTCACTGCTCTTCATTTTTGTTCGGGAAGGTATCGAAGCGACCCTGGAGCGCAGCACCGAGGCCCGCGAACATATGGGCCAACTGTTGCACCAGCTCCTCTCTGGTCACCTCACTACCCTCCAGTACTATCGAGGGCTCCGCGAGATCCTGGAAGTGGCCGAAGACATGGAGATCGATATCCCCCACGTGTGGCTGTACTTGGCAGAACTGGTGACACCCATCCTTCGGGAAAGTAAGGTGCCCATGGGGGAGTTTTTCAGGGAGATCTCAAAGCCGCTGAAACCCTTAGGCAAAGCGTCTTCCTTGCTGCTGGAGATCTTGGGACTCCTGTGCAAAAGTGTGGGTCGTGAAAAGGTCGGGGAGCTGTGGCAAGAGGCTGGCCTCAGCTGGAAGGAATTCCTACCTGAGGACCAGGACGTCCAAGCCTTCGTCATTGAGCAGAAAGTGGAATACACACTGGGAGAGGAGACCGGGCCTGGCAGCCAGCGGGAGCTGTCCCCTGAGGAGCTCAGCCAGCAGCTGAAGGAGCTGCTTCAAGAGAGCCCCAGCAACCAGCGACTCAGTGACTGGGTCGAGTCCAAGCTGAGCGAGCAGCAGATGGCTCCAGATACTTTGGTGTGTGCGCTCACCACAGCCGTCTGCTCTTCCGCCATCATTTTCGAGTCCCCGCTGCGGCTGGATGCGGCCTTGCTGAAACCTCGCTCGAAGCTTCTGCAGAAATACTTAAGCGACGAAAAGAAGGAGGTGCAGGCTCTCTCCGCCCTCCAGACCCTTGTGGAGACCCTGGAGCCCTCAGCCAACCTACTAAGCGCGTTCTTCCACGTTCTCTACGATGAGCAAGTGGTCAAAGAGGAAGCCTTCTACAGCTGGAAGAGCAAGCAGGATCCAACTGAACAACTGGACAAGGAAGCTGCCCTCACGTCTGTCACCGCCTTCTTCAACTCCCTACGTGAGGCCAGGGACCAACTGGAGCATCAGTGA